One window of the Choristoneura fumiferana chromosome 18, NRCan_CFum_1, whole genome shotgun sequence genome contains the following:
- the LOC141437968 gene encoding secretory phospholipase A2 receptor-like: MSLLLAKLIICNIFYSTNAQTFRNDYLWAESFKTFYRLNDIATDWGQARKICEAEGSTLLIPSSLTEVENLKLLISNMKAHFTAIFIGVHDQFAHGEYVTVKGYPIKDTILELLWAEGSPDNLNNNESCVVMTREGLLDDRPCDDIYPFVCKVFGNETEYSEDCYSFDLGYHLNANGKCYKYHVEPLSWHDAYLVCQAEQGNLVIINSVQEASIVTSFLGEHITSRSPDPNILYVGFSDLMFPYQYRTIHGQSLEEAGYASWSPLKQDLTTDEPQHCGAISRTGFLKVTWCDMPAMFLCEKPGCQECAAKLNTTKP, translated from the exons ATGTCATTACTGCtagcaaaattaataatatgtaatattttttattccacaaATG cgCAGACATTTCGCAATGACTATCTATGGGCAGAGTCATTTAAAACATTCTATCGTCTTAATGATATAGCTACTGACTGGGGCCAAGCGCGTAAAATATGCGAAGCTGAAGGAAGTACTCTTCTTATACCCAGTTCATTGACAGAGGTGGAAAATCTGAAATTGTTGATTAGTAATATGAAAGCACACTTTACCGCTATTTTCATTGGGGTGCACGACCAATTCGCTCATGGAGAGTACGTCACTGTCAAAG GTTACCCGATCAAAGATACAATATTAGAACTCCTATGGGCAGAAGGCAGTCCTGATAATCTGAATAATAATGAAAGTTGCGTTGTCATGACAAGAGAGGGGCTTCTCGATGATCGACCGTGTGATGATATCTATCCATTTGTTTGCAAAGTTTTCGGCAATGAGACAGAATATTCTGAAGATTGTTATTCTTTTGATTTAG GGTATCATTTGAATGCTAACGGCAAATGCTACAAATACCACGTGGAGCCATTGTCCTGGCATGACGCCTACTTGGTCTGTCAAGCGGAGCAAGGGAACCTTGTTATAATCAACTCTGTGCAAGAAGCTAGTATAGTGACCAGTTTCCTTGGAGAACATATAACGAGCCGGTCACCTGATCCTAACATATTGTACGTCGGGTTCAGTGATCTGATGTTCCCTTACCAGTACAGAACTATTCATG GTCAGTCGCTCGAGGAGGCTGGATACGCATCTTGGAGCCCCCTCAAGCAGGATCTGACGACGGACGAGCCCCAGCACTGCGGCGCTATTTCACGCACAGGTTTCCTGAAGGTGACCTGGTGCGACATGCCTGCAATGTTCCTTTGTGAAAAACCTGGATGtcaagaatgcgccgcaaagtTGAACACCACGAAGCCGTAA
- the LOC141437967 gene encoding secretory phospholipase A2 receptor-like: MFRLLSIWVMINAVYFTNAQTFRNDYMWAQAFKTFYRLHDLATNWAQARQICEAEGTNLLVPHSLEEMDNLKLLISNMKAHFTAIFIGVHDQFAHGEYVTLQGYPIRGTILELLWAEGSPNYVNNSENCVVMTREGLFDDRPCDDIYPFVCKILGNETEYSEECYSFDLGYRLNANGKCYKYHSEPLNWHDAYLVCQAEQGHLVIINSVQEASVVTSFLGEHINSRSPDPNILYVGFSDLMFPFQYRTIKGQSLDEAGYSSWSPIKQDLSTTEPQHCGAISRSGFLKVTWCDMPAMFLCEKRGCQECTANLTTPAPAP; encoded by the exons ATGTTTCGGCTACTGTCAATATGGGTCATGATCAATGCAGTTTACTTTACGAATG CTCAGACATTTCGCAACGACTACATGTGGGCACAAGCGTTTAAAACTTTCTATCGACTTCACGATTTGGCGACTAATTGGGCTCAAGCTCGTCAAATTTGCGAAGCAGAAGGAACTAACCTTCTCGTGCCACATTCCTTAGAAGAGATGGATAACCTCAAATTATTGATAAGCAACATGAAAGCCCACTTTACTGCCATTTTTATTGGGGTACATGACCAATTTGCGCATGGAGAATACGTCACTCTGCAAG GTTACCCCATTAGAGGTACAATATTGGAACTCCTTTGGGCAGAAGGTAGCcctaattatgtaaataatagcGAGAACTGTGTTGTGATGACACGTGAAGGGCTTTTTGATGATAGACCATGTGATGACATTTATCCATTTGTGTGCAAAATACTGGGCAACGAGACGGAATACTCTGAGGAGTGCTATTCTTTTGATTTAG GATATCGCTTGAATGCCAATGGGAAATGCTATAAGTACCATTCTGAGCCCTTAAACTGGCATGATGCCTACCTGGTCTGCCAAGCGGAGCAAGGACACCTTGTTATTATTAACTCTGTGCAAGAAGCTAGCGTCGTGACCAGTTTCCTTGGCGAACATATCAACAGCCGTTCGCCTGATCCCAACATATTATACGTTGGGTTTAGCGATCTTATGTTCCCTTTTCAATATAGAACGATCAAAG GTCAAAGTCTCGATGAAGCCGGCTATTCATCGTGGAGTCCTATCAAACAAGATTTATCCACGACAGAACCGCAGCACTGCGGCGCCATTTCAAGGTCCGGTTTCCTGAAGGTGACATGGTGTGACATGCCTGCGATGTTCTTGTGTGAAAAACGTGGGTGCCAAGAGTGCACGGCCAATTTAACGACACCAGCGCCTGCCCCGTGA